A window of Rufibacter sp. LB8 contains these coding sequences:
- a CDS encoding glycoside hydrolase family 3 N-terminal domain-containing protein codes for MLNKYSLGLLAVVMGAWGVLSGFTPKGKGSISLQEQRWVDSVYQTLTPDQRLGQLFMVAAYSNKSAAHVREIENLVTQYGIGGIMFMQGGPVRQAKLTNRYQALAKVPLLISLDAEWGLEMRLDSSMHFAKQMTLGALPDDRYVYMMGREIAIKLKRLGVHVNFSPVVDVNSNPNNPVIGNRSFGESKEQVTARSIAYIKGLQDHGIIAVAKHFPGHGDTDADSHFSLPVLSHDMARLTDVELYPFRRSFDAGVMGVMVAHLHVPKLDSIANRAATLSPYLVNDLLKGKMQYEGLVFTDALNMKGVTRYHKPGEVDALALKAGNDVLLFSEDVPKAFASIKKALADSTLTERDIEVKVRKMLHAKYWAGLNQLTPVDTENLSADLSRPVSAVLQQQLYEQAVTVVANKNNLLPFRALDTLQFASVAIGAGLNNHFTRTLEKYAPFRKFAISSRFAPDTVYTSIKKQLGEANVVVVSLHGLTNAPERNFGLSGNALGFIRELQRDPSRKVIVVVMGNAYSLKNFEGSDWLVCGYEDNDVVQRVVPQILFGALPAHGRLPVTASPRFKAGMGISTPSISRLRYSLPESVGMNSDILKQIDNIALEAIAYAATPGCQVLVVKDGTVVMDKAYGHYTYDKNQPVTEKTIYDLASITKVAATLQAVMFLKDQGQLKLDAKLVTYLPELKGSNKANLLVRDVLLHQAGLLAYAPYWSRTLKAGVPNPIYYDTVFSESFPNEVSPNLYANKRLEDSVWTWIVKSDLVGKRVASGKFEYRYSDLGFHLMKRVAERLLNQPLPDFLEQNFYGPLGAHSLTFNPLNKFLKEQIAPTAATSDYKNGVPLQGTVHDGNAALLGGKAGHAGLFSNANDLAILLQMDLQNGAYGGQQYFKTPVVTEFAQNTSTTDNRRGLGWDKPEPEGNGPTSDLAPLSTFGHTGFTGTGAWLDPENNIIYIFLSNRVYPDAENDRLLKYNIRTRIHDVVYQSLEPKM; via the coding sequence ATGCTAAATAAATATAGCCTGGGGCTGTTGGCGGTGGTGATGGGCGCCTGGGGAGTGCTTTCGGGGTTTACCCCCAAGGGCAAGGGCAGCATCTCCCTGCAAGAGCAGCGCTGGGTAGACAGTGTGTACCAGACGCTTACCCCCGACCAACGGCTGGGGCAGTTGTTCATGGTGGCTGCGTATTCCAATAAATCGGCGGCGCACGTGCGGGAGATTGAAAATTTGGTGACCCAGTACGGTATTGGCGGCATCATGTTCATGCAGGGCGGCCCCGTGCGCCAGGCCAAGCTCACCAACCGGTACCAAGCCCTGGCCAAAGTACCGCTTTTGATTTCCCTGGATGCCGAGTGGGGCCTGGAGATGCGCCTGGACAGCAGCATGCACTTCGCCAAGCAGATGACCCTGGGGGCGCTGCCCGATGACCGCTACGTGTACATGATGGGCCGCGAGATTGCCATCAAACTCAAGCGCCTGGGCGTACACGTGAATTTCTCGCCGGTGGTGGACGTGAACAGCAACCCCAATAACCCCGTCATCGGTAACCGCTCCTTCGGGGAAAGCAAAGAACAGGTCACGGCCCGCAGCATCGCCTATATCAAAGGTTTGCAAGACCACGGCATTATTGCCGTCGCCAAACATTTCCCCGGCCACGGCGACACCGACGCTGATTCCCATTTCTCGTTGCCAGTTCTCTCCCATGACATGGCCCGCCTTACTGATGTGGAATTGTATCCTTTCCGGAGGTCGTTTGACGCCGGCGTGATGGGTGTGATGGTGGCGCATTTGCACGTGCCCAAGCTAGATTCCATTGCCAACCGTGCCGCCACGCTGTCGCCATATCTGGTGAACGATTTGCTCAAGGGCAAGATGCAGTATGAAGGCCTGGTCTTCACCGATGCCCTGAACATGAAAGGCGTGACCCGCTACCACAAACCAGGTGAAGTTGACGCTTTAGCTCTGAAAGCGGGCAATGACGTATTGCTTTTTTCTGAAGATGTGCCTAAAGCCTTCGCCAGCATTAAAAAAGCTCTGGCCGACAGCACCTTGACCGAGCGGGACATTGAAGTAAAAGTGCGCAAGATGCTGCACGCCAAGTACTGGGCCGGCCTGAACCAACTCACGCCCGTTGACACAGAAAACCTTTCGGCAGACTTGAGCCGGCCGGTGAGCGCCGTGTTACAGCAGCAGTTGTACGAGCAGGCCGTGACCGTAGTGGCCAACAAAAACAACCTCCTGCCCTTCCGGGCGCTGGACACGCTTCAGTTTGCCTCGGTGGCCATTGGCGCTGGACTCAACAACCACTTCACCCGCACGCTGGAGAAATACGCCCCGTTCCGGAAGTTTGCCATCTCCAGTCGCTTTGCGCCAGACACGGTGTACACCAGCATTAAAAAGCAATTAGGCGAAGCCAACGTGGTGGTGGTTTCCTTGCACGGCCTGACCAATGCGCCGGAACGCAACTTCGGCCTGTCTGGCAATGCGCTTGGGTTTATCAGGGAATTACAGCGCGACCCCAGCAGAAAAGTGATTGTGGTGGTGATGGGCAACGCCTACAGCCTCAAGAATTTTGAAGGCTCAGATTGGTTGGTGTGCGGCTACGAGGACAATGACGTGGTGCAGCGCGTGGTGCCGCAGATTCTGTTCGGGGCTTTGCCGGCGCATGGGCGGTTACCAGTCACGGCTTCGCCGAGATTCAAAGCCGGAATGGGCATTTCTACGCCTTCCATCAGCCGCCTGCGGTATTCATTGCCCGAGAGCGTGGGCATGAACTCAGACATTCTTAAGCAGATTGACAACATTGCCCTGGAAGCCATTGCCTACGCGGCCACGCCCGGCTGCCAGGTGCTGGTGGTGAAAGACGGTACGGTGGTCATGGACAAAGCTTACGGCCATTACACCTATGACAAAAATCAGCCGGTCACCGAGAAAACCATCTATGACCTGGCTTCCATCACCAAAGTAGCCGCCACGCTGCAGGCGGTGATGTTCCTGAAAGACCAAGGCCAACTGAAACTGGATGCCAAACTGGTGACCTACCTGCCCGAGCTAAAAGGCTCCAACAAAGCCAATCTTTTGGTGCGAGACGTATTACTACATCAAGCCGGACTGCTGGCCTACGCGCCCTACTGGTCCAGAACGTTAAAAGCCGGAGTGCCGAACCCCATTTATTATGACACTGTTTTCTCGGAATCCTTCCCCAACGAAGTATCGCCGAATCTCTACGCCAACAAACGATTAGAAGACTCGGTTTGGACGTGGATTGTGAAATCTGATTTAGTAGGGAAACGGGTAGCCTCCGGCAAATTTGAGTACCGTTACTCCGACTTAGGGTTTCATCTGATGAAACGAGTGGCCGAACGGCTCCTGAACCAACCTTTGCCAGACTTCCTGGAGCAGAATTTCTACGGTCCATTGGGCGCGCATTCCCTGACGTTCAACCCGCTCAACAAATTCCTGAAAGAGCAGATTGCCCCCACCGCTGCTACCTCAGATTATAAAAATGGTGTACCGTTGCAAGGCACCGTGCATGATGGCAACGCCGCGCTGTTGGGCGGTAAAGCGGGCCACGCTGGTTTATTCTCCAACGCCAACGACCTGGCCATTCTCCTGCAGATGGATTTACAGAACGGTGCCTACGGTGGGCAGCAGTATTTCAAAACGCCGGTGGTAACTGAGTTCGCTCAGAATACCAGCACCACTGACAACCGCCGCGGCCTGGGCTGGGACAAACCAGAACCAGAGGGCAACGGCCCTACTTCAGATTTAGCCCCGCTAAGCACGTTTGGCCACACGGGCTTTACCGGAACCGGCGCCTGGCTGGACCCCGAAAACAATATCATCTATATCTTTCTTTCTAACCGTGTGTACCCAGACGCTGAGAACGATAGGCTGCTGAAATACAACATCCGCACGCGCATACATGATGTGGTGTATCAATCGTTAGAACCAAAAATGTAA
- the mutL gene encoding DNA mismatch repair endonuclease MutL: MADIIRLLPDYLANQIAAGEVVQRPASVVKELLENSVDAQSTSIQLIVKDAGKQLIQVVDNGLGMTETDARMCFERHATSKIKTTEDLFRIKTMGFRGEAMASIAAVAQVELKTRARGTELGTCLTIEGNEVLKQEPVAMAEGTIVCVKNLFFNVPARRNFLKSNPVEMRHILDEFQRVALANPEMAFTLYQNEVEVMNLPAGKLSQRIVSIFGKEYKEQLAACEETTPFLTIKGYVGKPEHAKKSRGEQFFFVNNRYIKSQYLNHAVLTAFEGLLPKDSFPFYVLFLEIAPETIDINVHPTKTEIKFEDEKTVYAIVRAAVKQSLGLHNIAPSLDFGADVNYIPLQPMKFPASMDFDTSFTSPARAPQAGGEPSYSGGRTNAASGSNTVESRATAGSRDESYFQPSSLRYAQAFAENDETAKLFTDEEAFPATLGSMTGGSKTLQVHQKYILVQVKSGLMMVDQQAAQERILYEKYSLALGKRSGASQQLLFPQTLQLSPSDFSLVMELSEEFSALGFVLHEFGQNTIAVNGIPAEIPLRDERELIEGLLEQYKNNLSTLKVDRQENLARSMAKRVASRLTGRLGDQEMNALVDQLFACKVPNYTPGGQKTLVILQMAQLQELFGRN; the protein is encoded by the coding sequence ATGGCAGATATCATCCGTTTATTACCCGATTACCTGGCTAACCAAATCGCCGCGGGCGAGGTGGTGCAGCGCCCGGCAAGCGTGGTGAAGGAGTTGTTGGAGAACAGCGTAGACGCGCAGAGTACCAGTATTCAACTGATTGTCAAGGACGCCGGCAAGCAGCTGATTCAGGTGGTAGATAATGGTTTGGGCATGACCGAGACCGACGCGCGCATGTGTTTTGAGCGCCACGCCACCTCCAAAATCAAGACCACCGAAGATTTATTCCGGATAAAGACCATGGGTTTCAGGGGGGAGGCGATGGCGTCTATTGCGGCCGTGGCGCAGGTAGAGCTAAAAACCCGCGCCCGCGGCACCGAACTGGGCACGTGCCTAACCATTGAAGGCAACGAAGTGCTGAAACAGGAACCCGTGGCCATGGCCGAAGGCACCATTGTCTGCGTGAAGAACCTGTTTTTCAATGTGCCCGCCCGCCGCAACTTCTTGAAAAGCAACCCCGTGGAAATGCGCCATATTCTAGACGAGTTCCAGCGGGTTGCCTTAGCTAATCCAGAGATGGCGTTCACGCTGTACCAGAACGAGGTGGAGGTGATGAACTTGCCCGCCGGAAAACTGAGCCAGCGCATTGTGAGCATCTTCGGGAAGGAGTACAAAGAGCAGTTGGCTGCCTGTGAGGAAACCACGCCGTTTCTAACCATCAAAGGGTACGTGGGTAAGCCCGAACATGCCAAGAAAAGCCGCGGCGAGCAGTTCTTTTTTGTGAACAACCGCTACATCAAAAGCCAGTACCTGAACCACGCAGTGCTCACTGCCTTTGAGGGCCTGTTGCCCAAAGACAGCTTTCCGTTTTACGTCTTGTTTCTGGAAATAGCGCCTGAAACGATTGACATCAACGTGCACCCCACCAAAACTGAGATTAAGTTTGAGGACGAGAAAACAGTCTACGCCATTGTGCGCGCCGCCGTGAAACAGAGCCTGGGTCTGCACAACATCGCGCCGTCGCTGGACTTTGGGGCCGATGTGAACTACATTCCGCTGCAGCCCATGAAGTTTCCGGCGTCTATGGATTTTGATACGTCTTTCACTTCGCCAGCCCGCGCGCCGCAGGCCGGAGGGGAGCCTTCTTATTCCGGAGGTAGAACCAACGCCGCCAGCGGAAGCAATACGGTTGAAAGTCGTGCCACTGCCGGGAGTAGAGACGAAAGTTATTTCCAGCCCAGCAGTTTACGGTACGCGCAAGCCTTCGCAGAAAATGATGAAACCGCCAAGTTGTTTACCGACGAAGAAGCGTTTCCGGCCACGTTGGGCAGCATGACGGGCGGTTCCAAAACTTTGCAGGTGCATCAGAAGTACATACTGGTGCAGGTGAAATCTGGGCTGATGATGGTGGACCAGCAGGCGGCGCAGGAACGTATTCTCTACGAGAAATACAGCCTTGCATTGGGCAAACGCAGCGGTGCGTCACAGCAATTGTTGTTCCCACAGACCTTGCAGTTGTCGCCCAGTGATTTCTCGCTGGTGATGGAATTGTCGGAGGAGTTCAGTGCGCTGGGCTTTGTGTTGCATGAATTCGGGCAGAACACCATTGCGGTGAATGGCATTCCGGCGGAGATTCCGCTGCGCGATGAACGCGAACTGATTGAAGGCCTGTTAGAGCAATATAAAAACAACCTGAGCACGTTAAAGGTAGACCGACAGGAGAACCTGGCGCGTTCCATGGCTAAACGCGTGGCCTCGCGGCTCACCGGTCGCCTGGGCGACCAGGAAATGAACGCGCTGGTAGACCAGTTGTTCGCCTGCAAAGTGCCCAATTACACGCCGGGCGGCCAAAAAACGCTAGTCATTCTGCAGATGGCGCAGTTGCAGGAATTGTTTGGACGTAACTAG
- a CDS encoding rhomboid family intramembrane serine protease — MPPITPMVRNLLILNVLMYFATNRLFEENLFSLHDIRSDYFKPFQFVTHMFMHSQQSMIHLFSNMFSLFIFGPMLERHWGGKRFLTFYLITGIGASLLYSGIRYVEVSNTLEYASAFLQNHDPIDFKRFLDSAGANIKPLEQFLVDFYRNPTNTAAINQATGITNQVSNAVINGQMVGASGAVFGILMAFGMLFPNTELMLLFIPFPIKAKYFVLLYGAYELYAGVQRAPGDNVAHFAHIGGMLFAFILLKLWERNRKNFY; from the coding sequence ATGCCTCCTATCACGCCCATGGTGCGTAACCTGTTGATTCTAAACGTGCTGATGTATTTCGCCACGAACAGGTTGTTTGAAGAGAATTTGTTTTCACTGCATGATATTCGCTCGGACTATTTTAAGCCCTTCCAGTTCGTGACGCACATGTTTATGCATTCGCAGCAGAGTATGATACACTTGTTCAGCAACATGTTCAGCTTGTTCATTTTTGGGCCCATGCTGGAGCGTCACTGGGGCGGCAAGCGCTTTCTGACGTTTTATTTGATCACTGGGATAGGGGCCAGCTTGCTGTATTCAGGCATTAGGTATGTTGAGGTTAGTAATACCTTAGAGTATGCCTCAGCTTTTCTTCAGAACCATGATCCAATTGATTTTAAGCGTTTTTTAGACTCTGCCGGTGCTAATATTAAGCCTCTGGAGCAATTTTTGGTCGATTTTTATAGAAATCCCACAAATACCGCTGCAATCAATCAAGCTACTGGAATAACAAATCAAGTTTCTAATGCCGTCATCAACGGCCAGATGGTGGGCGCCTCGGGGGCGGTATTCGGGATTTTGATGGCCTTTGGCATGCTGTTCCCCAATACGGAGTTAATGTTGCTCTTCATTCCGTTCCCCATCAAGGCCAAATATTTCGTACTGCTGTATGGCGCGTATGAACTGTATGCCGGGGTACAGCGGGCACCCGGCGACAACGTGGCGCACTTCGCGCACATTGGGGGCATGCTCTTCGCGTTTATTCTCCTGAAGCTGTGGGAACGAAACCGCAAAAACTTTTACTAA
- a CDS encoding rhomboid family intramembrane serine protease, whose translation MTSIFDDIKSAFSRGNNALHQLIFINVVVFAVLIILRTIMTLSGSGAAFDYLMTYLSITSYLPLFLFRPWTLFTYFFTHLEFFHILFNMLNLYWFGMLIREYLGDKRLVNLYVLGGLAGGLFYLLTYNTIPYLELRGSSFMMGASGSVIAVMVAAATLLPNFTFNLILIGPVKIKYIAAVMVLLSISGAVGSNAGGNIAHLGGAFLGFLYIQQLQRGNDWGRPVQAVLGFFRGLFNKKSPLKVSYNNPSRPYSATTNASPAAAGTSANPSQMEIDQILDKISISGYESLTKEEKQKLFKASQK comes from the coding sequence ATGACCAGTATTTTTGACGATATCAAATCGGCGTTCAGCCGGGGGAACAACGCCCTGCACCAGCTCATTTTCATCAATGTGGTGGTGTTTGCCGTGCTGATCATTCTGCGCACCATCATGACCTTGAGCGGATCTGGCGCGGCCTTTGACTACCTGATGACCTACCTGAGCATCACGTCTTACCTGCCGTTGTTCCTGTTCCGGCCCTGGACGCTGTTCACGTATTTCTTTACGCACCTGGAGTTCTTCCATATTCTGTTCAACATGCTCAACCTGTACTGGTTTGGCATGCTGATACGGGAATACCTGGGCGATAAACGTCTGGTGAATTTATATGTGCTGGGCGGCTTGGCCGGTGGACTTTTCTATTTGCTCACCTACAACACCATTCCGTATTTAGAGTTGCGCGGAAGCTCGTTTATGATGGGCGCCTCGGGCAGCGTGATTGCCGTGATGGTGGCCGCCGCCACGCTGTTGCCCAACTTCACGTTCAATCTTATTTTAATTGGTCCGGTTAAAATCAAATACATTGCCGCGGTTATGGTGCTGCTCTCTATTTCTGGGGCCGTGGGCAGCAACGCCGGCGGAAACATTGCTCACTTGGGCGGTGCTTTTCTGGGTTTCCTCTACATTCAGCAACTGCAGCGCGGCAATGACTGGGGAAGGCCGGTGCAGGCGGTCCTGGGCTTTTTCAGAGGTTTGTTTAACAAGAAATCGCCGCTAAAGGTGAGCTACAACAACCCCAGCCGACCGTACAGCGCCACCACCAACGCCAGCCCGGCCGCAGCGGGCACCAGCGCCAACCCTTCCCAAATGGAAATAGACCAGATTCTGGACAAAATCTCCATTTCGGGCTACGAGAGCCTGACCAAGGAAGAAAAACAGAAACTCTTCAAAGCCAGCCAGAAGTAA
- a CDS encoding SPFH domain-containing protein, with translation MTTPLIILGAVILLMMMSIRIIQQQRVAVVERFGKFQRLMHPGLNLFIPFMDRVRVYHDLRIQQTNVPPQSVITRDNVQVLIDTIVFYQVVGPEQATYGIFDYVLGVRNITTATMRQIIGNLELDETLSGRERISAEIRTALDEATEKWGVRIERVEVIDIKPPLDIQEAMDKQMKAERNRRATILEAEAAKQDMILRAEGDKTSKILRAEGERASAELQALGEARAISDVAEAEKRRIQLLIEGGLDDRVLTYKSFEALEKIAMGPANKIFIPTTAVESLGSIGAIGEMLKASAASKS, from the coding sequence ATGACCACACCCCTCATTATTCTTGGCGCTGTCATCTTATTGATGATGATGTCTATCCGGATCATTCAACAGCAGCGCGTGGCGGTGGTGGAGCGGTTCGGGAAGTTCCAGCGCCTCATGCACCCTGGCCTCAACCTGTTCATCCCGTTCATGGACCGCGTGCGCGTGTACCATGACCTGCGCATTCAGCAGACCAACGTGCCGCCGCAATCTGTAATCACCCGTGATAACGTGCAGGTCTTAATTGATACCATTGTGTTCTACCAGGTAGTAGGCCCCGAGCAGGCCACCTACGGCATTTTTGACTACGTTTTAGGCGTGCGAAACATCACCACCGCCACCATGCGCCAAATAATTGGCAATCTGGAATTAGATGAAACTCTGTCTGGCCGTGAACGAATTTCCGCAGAGATTAGAACCGCCCTAGACGAAGCCACCGAGAAATGGGGCGTGCGCATTGAACGCGTGGAGGTCATCGACATTAAACCACCGCTGGACATTCAGGAAGCCATGGACAAGCAGATGAAAGCCGAGCGGAACCGCCGGGCCACCATCTTAGAGGCCGAAGCCGCCAAACAAGACATGATCCTGCGGGCCGAAGGTGACAAAACCAGCAAAATCCTCCGTGCCGAAGGCGAACGCGCCTCCGCGGAGTTACAAGCCCTGGGCGAGGCCCGCGCCATCTCAGACGTGGCTGAAGCCGAGAAACGCCGCATCCAACTCCTGATTGAAGGCGGCCTGGACGACCGGGTTCTGACCTACAAATCCTTCGAGGCGCTGGAGAAAATAGCCATGGGCCCGGCCAACAAAATTTTCATCCCAACCACTGCCGTTGAATCGCTGGGCAGCATAGGGGCCATCGGTGAAATGCTGAAAGCCAGCGCCGCCAGCAAATCCTAA
- a CDS encoding NfeD family protein, producing the protein MEFEPWWIWLVAGILLIVGEMFTVSFYFLWLGIAALVAAVLAYLFPENSWLPPMAASITGLLLIFFTKPLTARARQAKGFQDPAQAMANRVGEIVEPVTPTRLGLVKVGTEVWSASAQEYLQPGQQVMVVSQSSTVLQVKPMANDNQGFPGHGTAV; encoded by the coding sequence ATGGAATTTGAACCTTGGTGGATTTGGCTGGTAGCCGGCATTCTGCTCATAGTGGGCGAAATGTTCACGGTCAGTTTTTACTTTCTCTGGCTGGGCATCGCCGCGCTGGTAGCCGCCGTGCTGGCCTATCTCTTCCCTGAAAACAGCTGGCTTCCGCCCATGGCCGCCAGCATTACGGGCTTGCTGTTGATTTTCTTCACCAAGCCGCTCACCGCCCGCGCCCGCCAGGCAAAAGGCTTCCAGGATCCCGCCCAGGCCATGGCCAACCGCGTAGGCGAAATTGTGGAACCCGTCACCCCCACCCGTCTGGGCCTTGTCAAAGTAGGCACTGAGGTTTGGTCGGCCAGCGCCCAGGAATACCTGCAGCCAGGCCAGCAGGTCATGGTGGTGAGCCAGAGCAGCACCGTGTTGCAAGTGAAACCCATGGCAAACGACAACCAGGGGTTCCCGGGCCACGGAACCGCCGTGTAA
- the mdh gene encoding malate dehydrogenase: MKVTVVGAGNVGATCADVLAYREIANEVVLVDIKEGFAEGKALDIWQKSPINLYDTRTVGVTNDYTRTANSDVVVITSGLPRKPGMTRDDLISTNAGIVRSVTENVIKHSPEAIIIVVSNPLDVMTYAAHITSKLPRTKVMGMAGILDTARYRAFLAEELNVSPKDIQAVLMGGHGDTMVPLPRYTTVGGIPVTELIDPAKLDAIVDRTKNGGGELVKLMGTSAWYAPGSAAAQMVEAIVRDQKRVFPVCIKLEGEYGITGTYLGVPVILGKNGVEKVIELQLNEDEMALLTASEKAVREVMDVLDNMPANA; this comes from the coding sequence ATGAAAGTAACCGTTGTTGGAGCGGGTAACGTAGGCGCCACGTGCGCTGATGTGCTGGCTTACCGCGAAATCGCCAATGAAGTAGTGTTAGTGGATATCAAAGAAGGGTTCGCCGAAGGCAAGGCCTTGGATATCTGGCAGAAATCACCCATCAACCTGTATGACACCCGCACCGTGGGCGTGACCAATGATTACACCCGCACCGCGAACTCAGATGTGGTGGTGATCACTTCCGGTTTACCGCGCAAGCCCGGCATGACCCGCGATGATTTGATCAGCACCAACGCCGGTATTGTTCGTTCTGTGACTGAGAATGTGATCAAGCACAGCCCGGAGGCCATCATCATTGTGGTGTCTAACCCGCTGGACGTGATGACCTACGCCGCGCACATTACCTCTAAACTGCCCCGCACCAAAGTAATGGGCATGGCCGGCATCTTAGACACCGCCCGTTACCGCGCTTTCCTGGCCGAGGAATTGAATGTGTCTCCCAAAGATATTCAAGCAGTATTAATGGGTGGCCACGGCGATACCATGGTTCCATTACCACGCTACACCACCGTAGGCGGTATTCCGGTAACCGAACTGATTGATCCTGCTAAATTGGACGCCATTGTAGACCGCACCAAGAACGGTGGTGGAGAACTGGTGAAACTGATGGGCACGTCGGCTTGGTATGCGCCAGGTTCTGCCGCTGCGCAAATGGTAGAAGCCATTGTGCGTGACCAGAAGCGCGTGTTCCCGGTATGTATCAAGCTGGAAGGCGAATATGGCATCACCGGCACCTACCTTGGCGTACCGGTAATCCTGGGCAAAAACGGCGTGGAGAAAGTAATTGAATTACAACTGAACGAAGACGAAATGGCCTTGTTAACTGCCTCTGAGAAAGCCGTGCGCGAAGTGATGGATGTGTTAGACAACATGCCCGCCAACGCGTAA
- the tilS gene encoding tRNA lysidine(34) synthetase TilS, translating into MLQKVQHYIERHQLATPETKILAAVSGGLDSVVLTDLLHRLKLPFAVLHCNFGLRGEESDADELFVRKLAKSHDAPFYSEQFQTEAFAQQEGISIQMAARALRYQWFEQMRKQLGYDVIATAHHQSDALETVLLNLTRGTGLAGLHGILPKNGHLIRPLLGLTKDDLYDWLVAKRLAWREDSSNESTKYARNLVRHEVIPQLKTLNPNLEETFAQTLERLQGAEAVFLASFLEMKAKTQREENGATYLRIAPLLECPAPLVILHEFLKSFTFNYVQTQEIAAAFDALSGTTFNSPTHVLVKDREELVITRKALEVFGSILIPEEATDITFGPYTATLTRKPKPENYKVPRDKFTTALDANLVKLPLKLRPWKQGDWFIPLGMNGKKKVSDLLIDKKVPANLKAEVWVLVSDASLAWVIGQQLDNRFKVTEATQEVLEISVKRN; encoded by the coding sequence ATGCTGCAGAAAGTACAACACTATATAGAGCGCCATCAGCTGGCCACCCCAGAAACTAAAATACTGGCGGCCGTGAGCGGCGGACTGGATTCCGTGGTGCTCACCGACCTTTTACACCGCCTCAAACTGCCCTTTGCCGTGCTGCACTGCAACTTCGGGTTGCGGGGCGAAGAATCTGACGCCGATGAACTCTTCGTGCGCAAACTGGCCAAATCGCATGACGCGCCTTTTTACAGCGAGCAGTTCCAGACCGAGGCGTTCGCGCAACAGGAGGGCATTTCCATTCAGATGGCGGCCCGCGCCCTGCGTTACCAGTGGTTTGAGCAAATGCGAAAGCAGTTGGGCTATGACGTAATCGCCACGGCGCACCACCAGTCAGACGCGCTGGAAACCGTTTTACTGAACCTGACCCGCGGCACCGGCCTGGCGGGTTTGCACGGTATTCTTCCCAAAAACGGTCATTTAATCAGACCCCTGCTGGGCCTCACCAAAGACGACCTCTATGACTGGCTAGTAGCCAAACGGTTGGCCTGGCGGGAAGATTCCAGCAACGAAAGCACCAAATATGCCCGCAATCTGGTCCGCCACGAGGTCATTCCGCAGCTCAAGACCCTGAACCCCAATTTAGAGGAAACCTTCGCGCAAACGTTAGAAAGACTGCAAGGGGCCGAGGCTGTGTTTTTGGCCTCGTTTCTGGAAATGAAGGCAAAAACGCAACGTGAAGAGAACGGCGCCACCTACTTGCGTATTGCCCCGCTGCTGGAATGCCCCGCGCCCTTGGTCATACTCCACGAATTCCTGAAATCCTTCACCTTCAACTATGTGCAGACCCAGGAAATTGCCGCAGCCTTTGACGCACTCTCCGGCACCACGTTTAATTCGCCTACGCACGTGCTGGTGAAAGACCGCGAAGAACTGGTGATCACGCGCAAAGCCCTGGAGGTTTTCGGGAGCATACTTATTCCGGAGGAAGCCACTGACATCACGTTTGGCCCGTATACCGCCACGCTCACCCGCAAACCCAAACCAGAAAACTACAAAGTCCCGCGCGACAAATTCACCACCGCCTTAGATGCTAACTTGGTGAAACTGCCCCTCAAACTCCGCCCCTGGAAGCAAGGCGACTGGTTTATCCCGCTAGGCATGAACGGCAAGAAAAAAGTAAGCGACCTGCTGATTGACAAGAAAGTACCCGCCAATCTAAAGGCAGAGGTTTGGGTTTTGGTCTCAGACGCTTCCCTGGCCTGGGTCATTGGCCAACAGCTGGACAACCGTTTCAAAGTCACAGAAGCTACGCAGGAAGTTCTTGAAATCAGCGTGAAGCGGAATTGA